Proteins encoded by one window of Chondromyces crocatus:
- a CDS encoding non-ribosomal peptide synthetase, whose translation MNAGQEVAQRLPLSHAQLRLWFLEQQHQDASAYEVFFGIRIEGDLDVAALRAALGACIERHEPLRTVFVERNGQVLQEVLPSFALDLGPVRADLGADPRAVLARWMAEERRAPLPLMGAPLLRAAIHRTSATEHVLSLRSHHLIFDGWSAPVLLRDLAQSYAASSAGEAAPGKPRMHYRDFVQEERAWLGSAAADDARAYWKERLSGTPVLELPADFPAPAARSTRGERVELSIPAEVVAGLHRLRETEACSLFVVLMSAWRALLHRTTGQADFALGTLMANRATDEAREPIGYFAETVALRGVIGGETTFRSLLREQRERVREALTHQRLPYDEVVKLASVASVAGVDPLIQAAFVFQTTQKGEIAAGGARFDVVKLCPDGSVPETAKFDLTMSLETLPAGVEGMISFSTDRFSRAHVERMASHFQHLLRSLAETNGAWDVPLTQVALLSPDERAEILREGNVAMASFPAATLTARFAAQVAARPEASAVTFEGESLTYRALDARAEQVARRLRSLGVGPEVLVGVCLARSLELCVALLAVLKAGGAYVPLDASYPAERLQYMVSDARVSVVLTQADLAGLLPADVPRVFVDAAAAPEGDGAEGHVPGGEGAPAAGVTPDSLAYVIYTSGSTGRPKGVQVTHGNVTRLFDATAAWFGFGPDDVWTLFHSYAFDFSVWEIWGAWLHGGRLLVVPHAESRSPEAFHALLRQEGVTVLNQTPSAFRGLIDADAAASGQGLALRTVIFGGEALDPTMLRPWFARHGDEKPQLVNMYGITETTVHVTYRPLTAADAEQARSVIGTPIPDLELHVLDAHQELSPIGVPGELYVGGAGVSRGYLDRPMLTEARFLPRASIRGLAGASGEVASDARGAGRLYRSGDLARRLPGGEIEYLGRIDDQIKIRGFRIELGEIEATLAGHPGVRAAAVLVQDGANGHRFLTAYVVPAGKAPSAAELRAHLLARLPEYMVPASFDFLETLPLGENGKLDRRALLGRAQVAPKAAARATFVPPQTPQEALLSEIWADVLGRGPVGIHDSFFDLGGDSILSLRVLSRARQGGLDFTLQQLFKHPTIHELLRVSGGAAQTAPRTEAFALLSPEDRARIPDGVEDAYPLAALQLGMFFHSSLNTAEGVYHDLFSYHLRTVFDEAAFGAALGDVVAAHPILRTGIALTGFSEPLQLVHRAAPAVFDVEDLSALPPEAQDQAISGWFEVEKGRGFEAEKPPLLRVRIHRRGAADFDLSVSFHHAIFDGWSNALFLAELLERYAARRDGLVLALPVEHAQRYRDFVALERRATQRAEDRQHWQQQLADMTLLSLPRWPSTARVKDASAGMASVSIPDAVCEGLRDLARAAGVPLKSALLAAHMRVLAGLANQDDSQTGLVTNGRVEDEGGERVLGLFLNTVPFRLPIRDVSWSTLARQAFEAECALLPFRRYPLSEIQKLSGGERVFETGFNFVHFHALTATAAIEGLELVGVKVFERHNYLLAVIFSLDPLTGKLTVNLVHDTAEIPPAQVAQIAAHYQRTLAAMASAPEASCLSFSPLSAKERAEILARFGRADRGAAVVAGERLAHELFEAQAARTPDATAVVAIGGQGSEAGTSEVLSYRELQARARKLARHLRALGVVPGARVGVFLPRSSDLVVAFLGILGAGGVYVPLDPTYPHDRLQFMLEDAAPRLVLTVEALAGSLPAYAGRVVRLDAEREALAALPQGGLERTVGAEDLAYVIYTSGSTGRPRGVLVPHRGLPNLAMAQSEAFGVTASSRVLQFASPNFDASISELLMALCSGAALYLVDRGGPPSATALLELLKEHAISHVTLPPSLLAVLPDAELPALVTLISAGEACPPALAARWGKGRRFFNAYGPTEATVCASLAEVTAEEATEAVLSIGRPMAGVEVYVLDRRLAPVPVGTPGELCIGGLGVAQGYLNQPALSVEKFVENPFGSGRLYRTGDRARFRSDGRIDFLGRLDEQVKLRGFRIEPEEIRAVLNEHPGVQDSVVVVREAAGAGKQLVAYVTRERNERRAVASVCELWPSTFEFPILDDLLYHAMIADERRMAQYKASIEKVVPGRVVVEVGTGPQAPLAILCAQAGARKVYAIELDAKAHRSAVEHVKRLGLDGVVEVICGDVRTVRLPEPADVCVSALFGSIGGAEGAAAILNGARHLLRPSGVMLPERTTTRIVAVSLPEALRAAPRFSETGRHYVQKIFDHVGHPFDLRLCVSKLPREGVLSGTAVFEDLDFSAEVPLTEEHEIVVRIEKEGRMDGFLLGSHVTFTSGVTLDVLEGEHSHLPVFLPVFDQPVEVEAGDVIRAVCARMLSRDGLHPDFLVRGKLVRKDGTEVMFSYGFPQFETNYKASAFHRRLFERHEENLGISREAATDTAKGTAETAFARASQNSVGGGAPEALSQELRVFLRQKLPDYMIPAAIVELPALPVTPAGKIDRRALPDPEARGEGRKAIAPQDALEREIASIWKEVLQIPEVGSDDNFFDLGGHSLLLMIVLNKLQESRSETLDIVELFEHPTVRALAQHLRKRQAVSGASGARRSPGAAVAGGAAAVAPLGPGASAEEIKRQRLAAREQRRQARRGTSE comes from the coding sequence ATGAACGCCGGGCAAGAAGTCGCACAGCGCCTCCCGCTATCGCACGCACAGCTCCGTCTCTGGTTTCTCGAGCAGCAGCACCAGGATGCTTCGGCGTACGAGGTGTTCTTCGGGATCCGGATCGAGGGAGATCTCGATGTGGCTGCGCTGCGGGCCGCGCTCGGTGCCTGCATCGAGCGGCACGAGCCCTTGCGGACGGTGTTCGTGGAGAGGAACGGGCAGGTGCTCCAGGAGGTGCTGCCCTCGTTCGCGCTCGACCTTGGGCCCGTGCGGGCGGATCTGGGGGCAGATCCTCGTGCGGTGCTCGCGCGCTGGATGGCGGAGGAGCGTCGGGCGCCGTTGCCGCTCATGGGGGCGCCGCTGCTGCGAGCGGCGATCCACCGAACGAGTGCAACGGAGCACGTGCTCTCGCTGCGGTCGCATCATCTGATCTTCGATGGCTGGTCGGCGCCGGTCTTGTTGCGGGATCTGGCCCAGAGCTATGCGGCGTCTTCGGCGGGTGAAGCGGCGCCCGGGAAGCCCCGGATGCACTATCGGGATTTCGTGCAAGAGGAGCGCGCCTGGCTCGGCTCCGCGGCGGCGGATGACGCCCGGGCGTACTGGAAGGAGAGGCTCTCTGGCACGCCGGTGCTGGAGCTGCCCGCCGATTTCCCGGCGCCCGCGGCGCGCAGCACGCGCGGGGAGCGGGTGGAGCTTTCGATCCCTGCCGAGGTGGTGGCGGGGCTTCATCGGTTGCGGGAGACCGAGGCGTGCTCGCTCTTCGTGGTGCTGATGAGCGCGTGGCGAGCGCTCTTGCACCGGACCACGGGGCAGGCGGACTTCGCCCTGGGGACGCTCATGGCCAACCGCGCCACGGACGAAGCGCGGGAGCCGATCGGCTACTTCGCAGAGACGGTGGCGCTACGAGGCGTGATCGGGGGTGAGACGACGTTCCGCAGCCTTCTCCGTGAGCAGAGGGAGCGGGTGCGGGAGGCGCTGACGCATCAGCGGCTGCCTTACGACGAGGTGGTGAAGCTCGCTTCCGTGGCGAGCGTCGCCGGGGTGGATCCGCTGATCCAGGCAGCGTTCGTGTTCCAGACGACGCAGAAGGGGGAGATCGCTGCGGGAGGCGCGCGCTTCGACGTCGTGAAGCTCTGTCCGGACGGGTCGGTGCCGGAGACGGCGAAGTTCGACCTGACGATGTCCCTGGAGACGCTTCCGGCGGGCGTCGAGGGGATGATCTCCTTCAGCACGGACCGGTTCTCACGCGCGCACGTGGAGCGGATGGCGTCGCATTTTCAGCACCTGTTGCGGAGCCTCGCGGAGACGAACGGCGCCTGGGATGTGCCGCTCACGCAGGTGGCGCTGCTGTCACCGGACGAGCGGGCGGAGATCCTGCGCGAGGGGAACGTGGCGATGGCGTCGTTCCCGGCAGCGACGCTCACCGCGCGTTTCGCAGCTCAGGTGGCGGCACGGCCCGAGGCTTCCGCGGTGACGTTTGAAGGGGAGTCGCTGACGTACCGGGCGCTCGACGCGCGGGCCGAACAGGTCGCGCGACGGCTGCGGTCTCTGGGGGTCGGGCCAGAGGTGCTGGTTGGGGTGTGCCTCGCGCGTTCGCTGGAGCTGTGCGTGGCGCTGCTCGCAGTGCTCAAGGCGGGCGGGGCCTACGTGCCGCTCGACGCGAGTTACCCGGCCGAGCGGCTCCAGTACATGGTCTCGGACGCGAGGGTCTCGGTGGTGCTCACGCAGGCGGATCTCGCCGGGCTCTTGCCTGCGGACGTGCCGCGGGTGTTCGTGGACGCCGCAGCGGCGCCCGAGGGCGATGGGGCCGAAGGACACGTGCCTGGGGGCGAGGGCGCTCCAGCGGCCGGCGTGACGCCGGACAGTCTCGCCTACGTCATCTACACGTCGGGCTCGACGGGGCGGCCCAAGGGGGTGCAGGTCACCCACGGGAACGTGACGCGGCTGTTCGACGCGACCGCGGCATGGTTCGGCTTCGGTCCGGACGATGTGTGGACGCTGTTCCACTCGTACGCCTTCGACTTCTCGGTGTGGGAGATCTGGGGGGCGTGGCTCCACGGAGGGCGGCTTCTCGTGGTGCCGCACGCGGAGAGCCGGAGCCCGGAGGCCTTCCACGCGCTGCTGCGCCAGGAAGGGGTGACGGTGCTGAACCAGACCCCCTCGGCGTTCCGGGGGCTGATCGATGCGGACGCCGCGGCCAGCGGGCAAGGGCTCGCCCTGCGGACCGTGATCTTCGGCGGGGAAGCGCTGGATCCGACGATGCTGAGGCCGTGGTTCGCGCGGCACGGAGACGAGAAGCCGCAGCTCGTGAACATGTACGGGATCACCGAGACCACCGTCCATGTGACGTACCGGCCGCTCACCGCTGCGGACGCCGAGCAAGCGCGGAGCGTGATCGGCACGCCGATCCCCGATCTGGAGCTGCACGTCCTGGATGCGCACCAGGAGCTGTCGCCGATCGGGGTGCCCGGAGAGCTGTACGTGGGCGGGGCGGGCGTGAGCCGTGGCTACCTGGACCGGCCGATGTTGACCGAGGCGCGGTTCCTGCCGCGAGCGTCGATTCGCGGGCTCGCTGGAGCGTCCGGAGAGGTGGCGAGCGATGCCCGAGGGGCGGGGCGGCTGTACCGCAGCGGTGATCTCGCGAGGCGCTTGCCAGGTGGCGAGATCGAGTACCTGGGCCGCATCGACGATCAGATCAAGATCCGTGGCTTCCGCATCGAGCTGGGCGAGATCGAGGCGACGCTCGCCGGGCATCCCGGGGTCCGCGCGGCAGCCGTGCTGGTGCAGGATGGGGCCAACGGGCATCGGTTCCTGACGGCGTACGTGGTCCCGGCAGGAAAGGCGCCGTCCGCCGCCGAGCTGCGCGCGCACCTGCTCGCGCGGTTGCCCGAGTACATGGTGCCGGCGTCGTTCGACTTCCTGGAGACGCTACCGCTCGGAGAGAACGGGAAGCTGGACCGGCGGGCGCTTCTCGGGCGCGCGCAGGTCGCGCCGAAGGCCGCTGCGCGAGCGACGTTCGTGCCGCCGCAGACGCCCCAGGAGGCGCTGCTCTCGGAGATCTGGGCGGATGTGCTGGGGCGCGGCCCGGTGGGGATCCACGACAGCTTCTTCGACCTGGGAGGTGACTCGATCCTGAGCCTCCGGGTGCTGTCACGGGCGCGGCAGGGGGGACTCGACTTCACGCTGCAGCAGCTCTTCAAGCACCCGACGATCCACGAGCTTTTGCGCGTCTCGGGCGGGGCCGCGCAGACGGCGCCGAGGACCGAGGCGTTCGCGCTGCTGTCGCCGGAGGACCGGGCCCGGATCCCGGACGGCGTGGAGGACGCCTATCCGCTGGCGGCGCTGCAGCTCGGGATGTTCTTTCACAGCAGCCTGAACACCGCCGAGGGCGTGTACCACGACCTGTTCAGCTACCACCTGCGCACGGTGTTCGACGAGGCAGCCTTCGGCGCTGCGCTCGGCGATGTGGTCGCGGCGCACCCGATCCTGCGCACGGGAATCGCGCTCACCGGGTTCTCGGAGCCGCTGCAGCTCGTTCATCGGGCGGCGCCGGCCGTCTTCGATGTGGAAGATCTCTCGGCGCTGCCGCCGGAGGCGCAGGACCAGGCGATCTCCGGCTGGTTCGAGGTGGAGAAGGGGCGCGGGTTCGAGGCGGAGAAGCCGCCGCTCCTGCGGGTGCGGATTCACCGCCGGGGGGCAGCGGACTTCGATCTGTCGGTGTCGTTCCACCACGCGATCTTCGATGGGTGGAGCAACGCCCTGTTCCTGGCCGAGCTGCTGGAGCGCTACGCGGCGCGGCGTGATGGCCTCGTTCTCGCGCTTCCGGTGGAGCACGCGCAGCGGTACAGGGACTTCGTGGCGCTGGAGCGGCGGGCGACGCAACGCGCCGAAGATCGTCAGCACTGGCAGCAGCAGCTCGCCGACATGACGCTGCTCTCGCTGCCGCGCTGGCCCTCCACGGCTCGGGTCAAGGACGCCTCGGCGGGCATGGCGAGTGTGTCGATCCCGGACGCGGTGTGCGAAGGGCTCCGAGACCTCGCGCGGGCGGCGGGGGTGCCCCTGAAGAGCGCGCTGCTGGCGGCGCACATGCGGGTGCTCGCGGGGCTGGCGAACCAGGACGACAGCCAGACGGGGCTGGTCACGAACGGGCGCGTGGAAGACGAGGGGGGCGAGCGGGTGCTCGGTCTGTTCCTGAACACGGTGCCCTTCCGGCTCCCGATCCGCGACGTCTCGTGGTCGACGCTGGCGCGCCAGGCGTTCGAGGCGGAGTGCGCGCTGCTGCCGTTCCGACGCTATCCGCTGTCGGAGATCCAGAAGCTTTCCGGAGGGGAGCGGGTCTTCGAGACCGGCTTCAACTTCGTGCACTTCCACGCGCTGACGGCGACGGCAGCCATCGAGGGGCTGGAGCTCGTCGGCGTGAAGGTGTTCGAGCGACACAACTACCTGCTGGCGGTGATCTTCAGCCTGGATCCGCTGACGGGGAAGCTCACGGTGAACCTGGTTCACGACACGGCCGAGATCCCGCCCGCGCAGGTGGCGCAGATTGCGGCGCATTACCAGCGCACGCTCGCGGCGATGGCGAGCGCTCCGGAGGCGAGCTGCCTGTCGTTCTCGCCGCTGTCGGCGAAGGAGCGGGCGGAGATTCTGGCCCGATTCGGGCGTGCGGACCGGGGGGCGGCGGTCGTGGCGGGAGAGCGCCTCGCGCACGAGCTGTTCGAGGCCCAGGCGGCGCGTACGCCAGACGCGACGGCGGTGGTGGCGATCGGAGGCCAGGGGAGCGAGGCCGGGACGAGCGAGGTCCTGAGCTACCGGGAGCTGCAGGCGCGGGCCCGGAAACTTGCGCGCCACCTGCGCGCGCTGGGGGTCGTGCCAGGAGCGCGGGTGGGGGTGTTCCTGCCGCGATCGTCCGATCTGGTGGTGGCCTTCCTGGGGATCCTCGGGGCGGGGGGCGTGTACGTGCCGCTGGATCCCACGTACCCGCACGATCGGCTCCAGTTCATGCTGGAGGACGCGGCGCCACGGCTCGTACTGACGGTGGAGGCGCTGGCGGGAAGCCTGCCGGCGTACGCGGGGCGGGTGGTGCGGCTGGACGCCGAGCGGGAAGCGCTGGCGGCGTTGCCGCAGGGGGGGCTGGAGCGGACGGTGGGCGCCGAGGATCTCGCGTACGTGATCTATACCTCGGGCTCGACGGGCAGGCCGCGCGGGGTGCTCGTGCCGCACCGCGGCTTGCCGAATCTGGCGATGGCGCAGAGCGAAGCGTTCGGGGTGACCGCATCCAGCCGGGTGCTCCAGTTCGCGTCACCGAACTTCGATGCGTCGATCTCGGAGTTGCTCATGGCGCTGTGCAGCGGGGCGGCGCTCTACCTGGTGGATCGGGGTGGGCCGCCCTCGGCCACGGCGCTCCTCGAGCTGCTGAAGGAGCACGCGATCTCGCACGTGACGCTGCCTCCGTCGTTGCTCGCGGTCCTGCCGGACGCAGAGCTGCCGGCACTGGTGACCTTGATCTCGGCGGGGGAGGCCTGTCCGCCTGCACTGGCGGCGCGCTGGGGAAAGGGGCGCCGGTTCTTCAATGCGTACGGGCCCACCGAAGCGACGGTCTGCGCGAGCCTTGCAGAGGTGACGGCAGAGGAGGCCACGGAGGCGGTGCTGTCCATCGGGCGGCCGATGGCAGGGGTGGAGGTCTACGTGCTCGATCGCCGGCTCGCGCCCGTGCCGGTGGGGACGCCCGGAGAGCTGTGCATCGGGGGGCTCGGCGTGGCCCAGGGCTACCTGAACCAGCCAGCGCTGTCGGTGGAGAAGTTCGTCGAGAATCCCTTCGGTTCGGGGCGCCTGTACCGCACGGGGGATCGGGCGCGCTTCCGGTCGGATGGGCGGATCGACTTCCTCGGTCGGCTGGACGAGCAGGTGAAGCTGCGTGGTTTCCGTATCGAGCCGGAGGAGATCCGCGCGGTGCTGAACGAACACCCGGGGGTGCAGGACAGCGTGGTCGTGGTGCGAGAGGCGGCGGGCGCTGGCAAGCAGCTCGTGGCCTACGTGACGCGGGAGCGGAACGAGCGGCGGGCCGTGGCCTCGGTGTGCGAGCTGTGGCCGTCGACGTTCGAGTTCCCCATCCTGGACGATCTGCTCTACCACGCGATGATCGCCGATGAGCGACGCATGGCGCAGTACAAGGCGTCCATCGAGAAGGTGGTGCCGGGGCGGGTGGTCGTCGAGGTGGGGACCGGGCCCCAGGCTCCCCTCGCCATCCTCTGCGCGCAGGCGGGCGCGAGGAAGGTCTACGCGATCGAGCTGGACGCGAAGGCGCACCGCTCGGCGGTGGAGCACGTGAAGCGCCTCGGGCTCGACGGGGTGGTGGAGGTGATCTGTGGGGACGTGCGGACGGTGAGGTTGCCGGAGCCTGCGGACGTGTGCGTCTCGGCGCTGTTCGGATCCATCGGCGGAGCGGAGGGGGCGGCTGCCATCCTCAACGGGGCCCGTCACCTGCTGCGCCCTTCCGGTGTCATGCTCCCGGAGCGGACCACGACGCGGATCGTGGCGGTGTCGCTGCCCGAGGCGCTGCGCGCCGCACCCCGCTTCAGCGAGACCGGGAGGCACTACGTGCAGAAGATCTTCGATCACGTGGGGCATCCGTTCGACCTACGGCTGTGCGTGAGCAAGCTGCCGCGCGAGGGGGTGCTCTCGGGCACCGCGGTGTTCGAGGATCTCGATTTCTCGGCGGAGGTTCCGCTGACCGAGGAGCACGAGATCGTGGTGCGCATCGAAAAGGAAGGCCGCATGGATGGCTTCCTGCTGGGCTCCCACGTCACGTTCACGTCGGGCGTGACGCTGGACGTGCTGGAGGGGGAGCACAGCCACCTGCCGGTGTTCCTGCCGGTGTTCGATCAGCCGGTGGAGGTGGAGGCGGGGGACGTGATCCGCGCCGTCTGCGCGCGGATGCTGAGCCGAGACGGGCTGCACCCGGATTTCCTGGTGCGCGGGAAGCTCGTGCGGAAGGACGGGACCGAGGTGATGTTCTCGTACGGGTTCCCCCAGTTCGAGACGAACTACAAGGCGTCGGCGTTTCATCGTCGTCTCTTCGAGCGTCATGAAGAGAACCTCGGCATCTCGCGCGAGGCTGCGACCGACACGGCGAAGGGGACGGCGGAGACCGCTTTTGCGAGGGCGTCGCAGAACTCTGTGGGAGGCGGCGCGCCAGAGGCGCTGTCCCAGGAGCTGCGCGTGTTCCTTCGGCAGAAGCTGCCGGACTACATGATCCCCGCGGCGATCGTGGAGCTTCCGGCGCTGCCGGTGACGCCGGCCGGCAAGATCGATCGGCGCGCGCTCCCGGATCCCGAGGCGCGTGGCGAGGGCCGGAAGGCGATCGCTCCGCAGGACGCGCTGGAGCGCGAGATCGCCAGCATCTGGAAGGAGGTGCTCCAGATCCCGGAGGTGGGCTCCGACGACAACTTCTTCGATCTGGGCGGGCACTCGCTGCTGCTCATGATCGTGCTCAACAAGCTGCAGGAGAGCCGCTCGGAGACGCTGGACATCGTGGAGCTGTTCGAGCACCCGACGGTGCGGGCGCTGGCGCAGCACCTGCGCAAGCGGCAGGCCGTCTCAGGAGCGAGCGGGGCACGGCGTTCGCCGGGGGCAGCGGTGGCCGGTGGCGCTGCTGCGGTCGCGCCGCTCGGCCCGGGGGCGTCGGCCGAGGAGATCAAGCGGCAGCGGCTGGCGGCGCGGGAGCAGCGCAGGCAAGCGCGGCGCGGGACCAGCGAGTAG
- a CDS encoding D-Ala-D-Ala carboxypeptidase family metallohydrolase — MGIRDLMNPTGIAQRPELTAPALGSAQLFDPNTSGTPGGFTEGTSLPGQNTQSFSRTMSDAGTAADGQLGTEQADGACSTCPFVLRLEHRSRYTAMPKYSDQEWVPRERFIFLVGQGRVLSVRVAEPEGAVATWEVTPVGAYSGTVDPSTGSGNRFDYTPVVTERQRTEHPRDPNQTTDTSTPILIGYRRPNSGIQYRIKATVTHNGHTQEVEETVVQDERDIIRQEYVDYRTWRDGFRLHVPYRNRIVEASDPALRGNYNLVLDSAMTALAQEVRANCAGAVRISSGWRNPRRNRAVNSTAANSNHQHGGAVDLQPSGTSNGTQGTVQHRAAYLELYNAALATPHNSVLLERNATPLYPRNEAVPVPSPADPDTNADGVPDRFDPAFGRANHVHIDRSPPNESEDD; from the coding sequence ATGGGAATCCGTGACTTGATGAACCCGACCGGCATCGCTCAGCGGCCGGAGCTGACGGCGCCCGCGCTGGGGTCTGCGCAGCTGTTCGACCCGAACACGTCGGGGACCCCGGGCGGGTTCACGGAAGGCACGAGCCTCCCCGGGCAGAACACGCAGAGCTTCTCCAGGACGATGTCAGATGCCGGCACGGCCGCCGATGGCCAGCTCGGCACGGAGCAAGCCGATGGTGCTTGTTCCACGTGCCCGTTCGTCCTCCGTCTGGAGCACCGGAGCCGCTATACCGCCATGCCGAAGTATTCGGACCAGGAGTGGGTGCCGCGCGAGCGGTTCATCTTCCTCGTCGGGCAGGGGCGTGTGCTGAGCGTCCGCGTGGCAGAGCCCGAGGGGGCCGTCGCGACGTGGGAGGTGACCCCCGTCGGGGCCTACAGCGGCACGGTGGATCCCAGCACGGGCTCGGGCAACCGCTTCGACTACACGCCCGTCGTCACCGAGCGGCAGCGCACGGAGCACCCCCGGGATCCAAACCAGACGACGGACACGAGCACCCCCATCCTCATCGGCTACCGGCGTCCCAACAGCGGCATCCAGTACCGCATCAAGGCCACGGTGACGCACAACGGTCACACGCAGGAGGTCGAGGAGACGGTGGTGCAGGACGAGCGCGACATCATCCGGCAGGAGTATGTCGACTACCGGACCTGGCGTGACGGGTTCAGGCTTCACGTGCCGTACCGGAACCGCATCGTCGAAGCGAGCGATCCTGCCCTCCGTGGCAACTACAACCTCGTCCTCGATTCGGCCATGACCGCGCTGGCCCAGGAGGTCCGCGCGAACTGCGCAGGTGCGGTCCGGATCTCGAGCGGGTGGCGAAACCCGCGGCGCAACCGCGCGGTCAACAGCACGGCTGCCAACAGCAACCATCAGCATGGTGGCGCCGTGGATCTCCAGCCGAGCGGGACCTCGAACGGGACGCAGGGCACGGTGCAGCACCGCGCTGCCTACCTGGAGCTCTACAACGCGGCGCTGGCGACGCCCCACAATTCCGTGCTCCTGGAGCGCAACGCCACGCCGCTCTATCCCCGGAACGAAGCTGTGCCCGTGCCATCTCCGGCTGATCCGGACACCAACGCCGATGGTGTGCCCGACAGGTTCGATCCGGCGTTCGGCCGAGCGAACCACGTTCACATCGATCGCAGTCCGCCGAACGAGTCGGAGGACGACTGA